The following nucleotide sequence is from Mucilaginibacter sp. cycad4.
CTGCGGGAATAAACTTTGCTGGCTTACACCCGAATGATTTTGCAGTTGCTGTAAAAAGCGTTCGTACAAAATGCGCTCGTGCGCGGCCTGCTGGTTAATGAGCATAAAGCCCGATTTTATTTGCGACAGGATAAACCGGTTATGGATCTGGAACAGTTGACGTTCGCTTGGCTTGCTTACATCCTGCTCATCAACCGCAATGGTTTTTTCCTCGTGGATCTCGTGCTGAAAAAGGGTTTCCTTTTTGCTGATCTCATACAAAGTATCCCAGTTTTGCGGAATCGGGTCTTTTTTATAACCTCCGCTTTCCCTTAAAAAAGGATGCTCCTGCCTGGGTTTTTCCTCTTTATCGGCAAAGGGGTTAAAGTTTGGGTTAAATGAAATAGTAGGGGCTATGATCTCTTCAAATGGCTTGGGGGTAATCAAATGCTCGATACTGTTTTCCTGGTCAAAATCCAGGCTGGGCGTAATGTTATATCTTCCTAATGACCGCTTTACTGCCGACCGGATAATAGCGTAAATAGCCTTTTCATCCTGGTATTTGATTTCTGTTTTAGTTGGGTGTACGTTGATATCGATTTTTGAAGGATCGATATCGATGAACAACACATAAAACGGAAAGCAATCGTCGGGCAATAGTTCTTCAAACGCGGTTGTTACAGCATGATTAAGGTATGAATCGCGGATGAAGCGGTTGTTTACAAAAAAAAACTGCTCGCCGCGGGTTTTACGCGCAAACTCCGGTTTGCCTACAAAACCGCGCAACTTAATAATCGTTGTATCTTCTTCAACAGGCACCAGCCGCTGATTATAATTATTGCCAAACAGGTGTACTATCCGTTGTTTTAGCGCAGTGCCTGGCAAATGATAAACTTCCTGGCTATCATGATGAAGGGTGAAAAAAATTTCGGGGTGTGCTAAGGCCACCCGTTGAAACTCGTCGATAATATGGCGCATCTCCACCGGGTTACTCTTTAAAAAGTTACGGCGGGCAGGGGTGTTATAAAACAGGTTTTTTATGGAGATGGATGTGCCCGCGTTAGCCGCACATGGTTCCTGGCTTATTACTTCAGAGCCTTCAATAGTTATACAACTGCCCAGTTCGTCTTCATGGCGGCGGGTTTTCATCTCTACCTGGGCAATAGCGGCGATGGATGCCATCGCTTCACCCCTGAAGCCCATGGTTCGGATGGCAAACAGATCTTCAGCCTTGCGTATTTTTGAAGTTGCATGGCGCTCAAAGCACATGCGGGCATCGGTAAGGCTCATGCCGCAGCCATTATCAATAACTTGTATCAGTGATTTACCTGCATCCTTAATAATAAGCTGGATCTTATCGGCACCTGCATCTATCGCGTTTTCTACCAATTCCTTTACCGCAGAAGCCGGTCGCTGCACTACTTCGCCCGCGGCAATCTGGTTGGCAACGGCATCCGGTAAAAGCTGTATAATGTCTGACATCTAAAAAAAATTCCCTCCAATTTCTATTTCGATGCTAAATTAAATATTTGAAGGCATAACTTTATGATTTGATAGTTGTATATACTTTTGTGGTTTAATACAATTACAATAAACATACAATTACTTTATGAAGAGACTATTGCCCGCGCTGCTATTACTGGCAGCGGCCTGCAAACAAAAGGAATACAATGCCGATATGCTGGTAAAAAATGCGGTTGTGTACACCGTAGATAGCAATTTTACAACAGCAAGCGCATTTGTAGTAAGCGGAGGAAAGATACTTGCAGTAGGCAATGCCGATTCCCTTGAACAAAAATACAACGCCCGCGAAGTGATTGATGCGCAGGGCGCCGCGGTTTATCCCGGCTTTA
It contains:
- the mutL gene encoding DNA mismatch repair endonuclease MutL: MSDIIQLLPDAVANQIAAGEVVQRPASAVKELVENAIDAGADKIQLIIKDAGKSLIQVIDNGCGMSLTDARMCFERHATSKIRKAEDLFAIRTMGFRGEAMASIAAIAQVEMKTRRHEDELGSCITIEGSEVISQEPCAANAGTSISIKNLFYNTPARRNFLKSNPVEMRHIIDEFQRVALAHPEIFFTLHHDSQEVYHLPGTALKQRIVHLFGNNYNQRLVPVEEDTTIIKLRGFVGKPEFARKTRGEQFFFVNNRFIRDSYLNHAVTTAFEELLPDDCFPFYVLFIDIDPSKIDINVHPTKTEIKYQDEKAIYAIIRSAVKRSLGRYNITPSLDFDQENSIEHLITPKPFEEIIAPTISFNPNFNPFADKEEKPRQEHPFLRESGGYKKDPIPQNWDTLYEISKKETLFQHEIHEEKTIAVDEQDVSKPSERQLFQIHNRFILSQIKSGFMLINQQAAHERILYERFLQQLQNHSGVSQQSLFPQSVTLNGADFELLKELLPDIRSLGFDIREFGKNTVVVEGIPAELNNVGEHELLEHLLEGFKNNMAILKLDKRDNLARSLARNGAIKTGTKLSLEEMNQLIDQLFACQSPNQALNGKPVISTFTMNELMERFEK